One Sphingomonas sp. KR3-1 DNA segment encodes these proteins:
- the astD gene encoding succinylglutamate-semialdehyde dehydrogenase, whose protein sequence is MPGTEIISTEPATGAVLWRQMSGDADKEVALARASWAAWAAHPLAYRIEALRRFANVVRQKADAFTDLLARETGKPLWEARSEVETVIAKVDISITAFSERTGQRRIDAPMNTRLALRHKPHGVLAVLGPYNFPVHLPNGHIVPALLAGNAVIFKPSEKTPASGAFLVDCYHAAGIPAGCVRLLVGGPDEGKALAGHPDIDGLLFTGSANTGIALNRQFATKPEKILALEMGGNNPIVVWDTPDLYSAAVLIVQSAFTTAGQRCTAARRLIVDQKLYDPLMVELNKLIGRLIIGEPHADPAPFMGPVIDNDAADMLTESFLALLTMGGRPIRHMERPIEGRPFLTPGLIDMTGVAEKVDVELFGPILQVFRVNSFEEAIVEANDTRYGLSASLVAQDPKLYDQFWANIRAGIVNWNRPTNGASSAAPFGGVGWSGNHRPSAYYAADYCAYPVVSSESDSARASMGVGLRDA, encoded by the coding sequence ATGCCCGGCACGGAAATCATCTCGACCGAACCCGCGACCGGCGCCGTCCTGTGGCGCCAGATGAGCGGAGACGCGGACAAGGAAGTCGCGCTCGCGCGCGCCAGCTGGGCCGCCTGGGCCGCGCATCCGCTCGCCTATCGCATCGAGGCGCTGCGCCGCTTCGCCAATGTCGTGCGGCAAAAGGCGGACGCCTTCACCGATCTGCTCGCCCGCGAGACCGGCAAGCCGCTCTGGGAAGCGCGCAGCGAAGTCGAGACGGTGATCGCCAAGGTCGACATCTCGATCACTGCCTTTTCGGAGCGCACCGGCCAGCGCCGGATCGATGCGCCGATGAACACCCGCCTGGCGCTGCGCCACAAGCCGCACGGCGTGCTGGCGGTGCTCGGGCCCTATAATTTCCCGGTCCACCTGCCCAACGGCCACATCGTCCCGGCGCTGCTCGCCGGCAACGCTGTGATTTTCAAGCCGTCGGAAAAGACCCCCGCCTCGGGCGCGTTCCTGGTCGATTGCTATCACGCCGCCGGCATCCCGGCGGGCTGCGTCCGCCTGCTGGTCGGCGGCCCCGACGAAGGCAAGGCGCTCGCCGGCCATCCGGACATCGACGGGCTGCTGTTCACCGGCTCGGCGAACACCGGCATCGCGCTCAACCGCCAGTTCGCCACCAAGCCCGAGAAGATCCTCGCGCTCGAGATGGGCGGCAACAACCCGATCGTGGTATGGGACACGCCGGACCTCTATTCCGCCGCGGTCCTCATCGTGCAGTCGGCCTTCACCACCGCCGGCCAGCGCTGCACCGCCGCGCGCCGGCTGATCGTCGACCAGAAGCTCTACGATCCGCTGATGGTCGAGCTGAACAAGCTGATCGGCCGGCTGATCATCGGCGAGCCGCATGCCGATCCCGCGCCGTTCATGGGCCCAGTGATCGACAACGACGCCGCCGACATGCTCACCGAGAGCTTCCTGGCGCTGCTGACGATGGGCGGCCGCCCGATCCGCCACATGGAGCGCCCGATCGAGGGCCGCCCCTTCCTCACTCCCGGGCTGATCGACATGACCGGCGTGGCCGAGAAGGTCGATGTCGAGCTGTTCGGCCCGATCCTCCAGGTCTTCCGGGTAAACAGCTTCGAGGAAGCGATCGTCGAGGCGAACGACACGCGCTACGGCCTGTCCGCCAGCCTCGTCGCGCAGGATCCCAAGCTCTACGACCAGTTCTGGGCCAATATCCGCGCCGGCATCGTCAACTGGAACCGCCCCACCAACGGCGCGTCCTCGGCGGCACCCTTTGGCGGCGTCGGCTGGTCGGGCAACCACCGCCCCAGCGCCTATTACGCCGCCGATTACTGCGCCTATCCGGTGGTCTCGTCGGAGAGCGATTCGGCCCGCGCGTCGATGGGCGTGGGGTTGCGCGACGCCTGA
- a CDS encoding protein adenylyltransferase SelO family protein, whose translation MDFTPQQAILELGDPFYDRVAAARFPQTILRFRNDRAAAQVGLDTLSDAEWIAHFGRFEPLKGSLPTPLALRYHGHQFRVYNPEIGDGRGFLFAQMRDSGGRLIDLGTKGSGQTPYSRFGDGRLTLKGGVREILATEMLEALGVETSRTFSLIETGEELHRGDEPSPTRAAVLVRMSHGHIRIGTFQRLAHLGDRDALAQLTGYVLRHYYGEQPGEDAPARLLGHVVRRTARMAGRFMAAGFVHGVLNSDNINVTGESFDYGPWRFAPFWEMGFTAAYFDHAGLYAFGRQPEAIYWDAMQLAIALRPIAEEEPLIEAMEGFAETYRQEVTAALLWRLGVAPRGTPADRVLAETLEKALATTLAPLDEFFFEAFGGNLPAHYGEAFDDLRSQLAHYAPRKPRDHAYWSGTPCSMLIDEVEAIWAAIAERDDWAPLNAKVAAIRNMAEALA comes from the coding sequence ATGGACTTCACTCCGCAACAGGCGATCCTCGAACTCGGCGATCCATTCTATGATCGCGTCGCCGCCGCGCGCTTCCCGCAGACGATCCTGCGCTTCCGCAATGATCGTGCCGCGGCCCAGGTCGGGCTCGACACGCTGAGCGACGCGGAATGGATCGCGCATTTCGGCCGGTTCGAGCCGCTGAAGGGCAGCCTCCCCACCCCGCTGGCGCTGCGCTATCACGGCCACCAGTTCCGCGTGTACAATCCCGAGATCGGCGACGGCCGCGGCTTCCTCTTCGCGCAGATGCGCGATTCCGGCGGCCGGCTGATCGACCTCGGCACCAAGGGATCGGGCCAGACGCCGTACAGCCGCTTCGGCGACGGGCGCCTCACCCTCAAGGGCGGCGTCCGCGAGATCCTCGCCACCGAGATGCTCGAGGCGCTGGGCGTCGAGACTTCGCGCACCTTCTCGCTGATCGAGACCGGCGAGGAACTCCACCGCGGCGACGAGCCCTCGCCCACCCGCGCCGCGGTGCTGGTGCGGATGAGCCATGGCCATATCCGCATCGGCACCTTCCAGCGCCTCGCCCATCTCGGCGACAGGGACGCGCTGGCGCAGCTCACCGGCTATGTCCTGCGTCATTATTATGGCGAGCAACCGGGCGAGGACGCGCCCGCCCGCCTGCTCGGCCATGTCGTCCGCCGCACCGCCCGGATGGCGGGCCGCTTCATGGCCGCCGGCTTCGTCCACGGCGTGCTCAACAGCGACAACATCAACGTCACCGGCGAGAGCTTCGATTACGGCCCCTGGCGCTTTGCCCCCTTCTGGGAAATGGGCTTCACCGCCGCCTATTTCGATCATGCCGGGCTCTACGCCTTTGGCCGCCAGCCCGAGGCGATCTATTGGGACGCGATGCAGCTCGCCATCGCGCTGCGCCCGATCGCCGAGGAAGAACCGCTGATCGAGGCGATGGAAGGGTTCGCCGAAACCTATCGGCAGGAAGTCACCGCGGCGCTGCTGTGGCGGCTCGGCGTCGCGCCGCGCGGCACCCCGGCGGACCGTGTGCTGGCGGAGACGCTCGAAAAGGCGCTTGCCACCACGCTGGCGCCGCTCGACGAGTTCTTCTTCGAAGCGTTCGGCGGCAACCTTCCTGCCCATTATGGCGAAGCGTTCGACGATCTGCGCAGTCAGCTCGCGCATTACGCCCCCCGGAAACCGCGCGACCACGCCTATTGGTCGGGCACGCCCTGCTCGATGCTGATCGACGAGGTCGAGGCGATCTGGGCCGCGATCGCCGAGCGCGACGATTGGGCGCCGCTCAATGCCAAGGTCGCCGCGATCCGGAACATGGCAGAGGCACTGGCCTAG
- a CDS encoding alpha/beta hydrolase, which yields MAERRNYSDGFWWSRDGIRLHYREYAGPADKPPVLCFPGLTRNARDYEALAERLAGQWRVLCVEFRGRGESGYAKDPMSYVPLTYFQDVEALLEELEIDRFVAVGTSLGGLVTMLLAATERDKLAGVVLNDVGPEINPAGLARIRTYVGKAVWFPTWMHAARAVSVSNADVYPNFGIEDWLAMAKRLYRVNSSGRIVLDYDMKIAEPFRVPGGEAGPDMWPTIDAMAGLPLLVVRGGRSDILSAETADKMVARVKGAELVTLADVGHAPTLDEPEVVAGIERLLAKVSAS from the coding sequence ATGGCCGAGCGACGCAACTATTCCGACGGATTCTGGTGGTCGCGGGACGGGATTCGTCTCCACTATCGCGAATATGCCGGGCCGGCGGACAAGCCGCCCGTGCTCTGTTTCCCCGGGCTGACCCGCAACGCGCGCGACTATGAGGCGCTGGCCGAGCGGCTGGCGGGGCAGTGGCGCGTGCTGTGCGTCGAGTTCCGCGGGCGCGGCGAGAGCGGCTATGCCAAGGACCCGATGTCCTATGTGCCGCTCACCTATTTCCAGGACGTCGAGGCGCTGCTCGAGGAGCTGGAGATCGACAGGTTCGTCGCGGTCGGCACCTCGCTGGGTGGGCTGGTGACGATGCTGCTGGCGGCGACCGAGCGCGACAAGCTGGCGGGCGTGGTGCTCAACGATGTCGGCCCCGAGATCAATCCGGCCGGGCTGGCGCGGATCCGCACCTATGTCGGCAAGGCGGTGTGGTTTCCGACCTGGATGCACGCGGCGCGGGCGGTCTCGGTGAGCAATGCCGATGTCTATCCCAATTTCGGGATCGAGGACTGGCTGGCGATGGCCAAGCGGCTCTACCGGGTGAACAGCTCGGGGCGGATCGTGCTCGACTATGACATGAAGATCGCAGAGCCGTTCCGCGTGCCGGGTGGCGAGGCCGGGCCGGACATGTGGCCGACGATCGACGCGATGGCCGGGCTGCCGCTGCTGGTCGTGCGCGGCGGGCGCTCGGACATCCTGAGCGCCGAGACCGCCGACAAGATGGTCGCGCGGGTGAAGGGCGCCGAGCTGGTGACGCTGGCCGATGTCGGCCACGCGCCGACGCTCGACGAGCCCGAGGTGGTGGCGGGGATCGAGCGGCTGCTGGCGAAGGTCAGCGCTTCCTGA
- a CDS encoding glycosyltransferase: MPIHILHLHSTFNLGGKEARAVRLMNAFGDKARHTIVSAMPDQLAARDMIAKGIKVEIAQDPPPLSGKPSVKRYEAIARYMRRFDLVLTYNWGAIDGVMAARVFGKGLPPVIHHEDGFNQDEAEKLNPVRNMYRRLALPAANALVVPSTVLEKIALRHWRQPADRLFRIANGIPTALFTGKPDAELIPELRKKKPGTLVVGCVAGLRPVKDLPMLVRAVAGLNGRFKLVIVGEGPERQNILDAAEAMAIEDDVILTGFLPEPHRYMGLFDVFALSSKSEQAPLSVLEAMAAGLPVIAPRVGDIPTMVGPRNQYFLPPERTEVLLRDYLNMFVKHPEEKALVGEENRARARALFDEGEMIAAYARLYGAAMGRPDALQ, from the coding sequence ATGCCGATCCACATCCTCCACCTCCATTCGACCTTCAACCTTGGCGGCAAGGAAGCGCGCGCGGTTCGGCTGATGAACGCGTTCGGCGACAAGGCGCGGCATACGATCGTCTCGGCGATGCCCGACCAGCTCGCGGCGCGGGACATGATCGCCAAGGGGATCAAGGTCGAGATCGCGCAGGATCCGCCGCCGCTCTCGGGCAAGCCCTCGGTCAAGCGCTATGAGGCGATCGCGCGCTACATGCGGCGCTTCGACCTGGTGCTGACCTATAATTGGGGCGCGATCGACGGGGTGATGGCGGCGCGGGTGTTCGGCAAGGGGCTGCCGCCGGTGATCCATCACGAGGACGGCTTCAACCAGGACGAGGCCGAGAAGCTCAACCCGGTGCGCAACATGTATCGCCGGCTCGCGCTGCCCGCCGCCAACGCGCTGGTCGTGCCCTCGACCGTGCTCGAGAAGATCGCGCTGCGGCACTGGCGCCAGCCCGCCGACCGGCTGTTCCGCATCGCTAACGGCATCCCGACCGCGCTCTTCACCGGCAAGCCGGATGCCGAGCTGATCCCCGAGCTCAGGAAGAAGAAGCCCGGCACGCTGGTGGTGGGCTGCGTGGCGGGGCTGCGGCCGGTGAAGGACCTCCCGATGCTGGTCCGCGCGGTGGCCGGGCTCAACGGGCGCTTCAAGCTGGTGATCGTCGGCGAGGGCCCCGAGCGGCAGAATATCCTCGATGCCGCCGAGGCGATGGCGATCGAGGACGACGTGATCCTCACCGGATTCCTGCCCGAGCCGCACCGCTACATGGGGCTGTTCGACGTGTTCGCGCTCTCGTCGAAGAGCGAGCAGGCGCCGCTCTCGGTGCTCGAGGCGATGGCGGCGGGGCTGCCGGTGATCGCGCCGCGGGTGGGCGACATCCCGACCATGGTCGGCCCGCGCAACCAGTATTTCCTGCCGCCCGAGCGCACCGAGGTGCTGCTGCGCGACTATCTCAACATGTTCGTCAAACACCCCGAGGAGAAGGCGCTCGTCGGCGAAGAGAACCGTGCGCGCGCCCGTGCGTTGTTCGATGAAGGCGAAATGATTGCCGCATATGCCCGGCTGTACGGCGCCGCGATGGGACGGCCTGACGCACTGCAATAA
- a CDS encoding nitronate monooxygenase, with protein MFKGLSPILYNGREVWPIVEGGKGVAATNHASAGAWAAAGGIGTVSAVNADSYDAEGKIIPQIYRALTRRERHEELIQYAIEGAVQQVKKAFEIGDGKGAININVLWEMGGAQRVLHGVLERTRGMVAGVTCGAGMPYKLSEIAASYNVNYLPIVSSGRAFRALWKRAYSKASEWLAAVVYEDPWLAGGHNGLSNAEDPLKPQDPYPRVKELREVMREGGIADTVPIVMAGGVWYLRDWNNWIDNPELGAIAFQFGTRPLLTQESPIPQGWKSKLMEIEEGEVLLHRFSPTGFYSSAVKNPFLRNLEARSERQIPYSTEAAGDHTFQLDVGVKGKNFWVTRNDLLRARQWFGNGFTSALKTPDNTLVFVNEEEKGIIRKDQADCMGCLSQCAFSSWADTETNSTGRLADPRSFCIQKTLQDIAHGGPTDENLMFAGHAAYNFKRDPFYSNGFVPTVKQLVDRILTGD; from the coding sequence GTGTTCAAGGGTCTGTCTCCCATCCTGTACAACGGCCGCGAGGTCTGGCCGATCGTCGAGGGGGGAAAAGGCGTGGCTGCCACCAACCACGCCAGCGCAGGCGCCTGGGCCGCCGCGGGCGGCATCGGCACGGTCTCCGCGGTCAATGCCGACAGCTATGACGCCGAGGGCAAGATCATCCCCCAGATCTATCGCGCGCTCACCCGCCGCGAGCGCCACGAGGAACTGATCCAATATGCGATCGAAGGCGCCGTCCAGCAGGTCAAGAAGGCCTTCGAGATCGGCGACGGCAAGGGCGCGATCAACATCAACGTGTTGTGGGAAATGGGTGGTGCGCAGCGCGTGCTGCACGGCGTGCTCGAGCGCACCAGGGGCATGGTGGCGGGCGTCACCTGCGGTGCGGGCATGCCTTACAAGCTCAGCGAGATCGCGGCGTCGTACAACGTCAACTACCTGCCGATCGTCAGCTCGGGCCGCGCCTTCCGTGCGCTGTGGAAGCGCGCCTATTCCAAGGCGAGCGAGTGGCTGGCCGCGGTGGTATACGAGGATCCCTGGCTCGCCGGCGGGCATAACGGCCTGTCAAACGCCGAGGACCCGCTCAAGCCACAGGATCCCTATCCGCGCGTCAAGGAACTGCGCGAGGTGATGCGCGAGGGTGGCATCGCCGATACCGTGCCGATCGTGATGGCCGGCGGCGTCTGGTATCTGCGCGACTGGAACAACTGGATCGACAATCCCGAGCTCGGCGCGATCGCCTTCCAGTTCGGCACGCGGCCGCTGCTGACCCAGGAAAGCCCGATCCCGCAGGGCTGGAAGTCCAAGCTGATGGAGATCGAGGAAGGCGAGGTGCTGCTCCACCGCTTCTCGCCGACCGGCTTCTATTCGAGCGCGGTCAAGAACCCGTTCCTGCGCAACCTCGAGGCGCGCTCGGAACGCCAGATCCCCTATTCGACCGAGGCGGCGGGCGACCACACCTTCCAGCTCGATGTGGGCGTGAAGGGCAAGAATTTCTGGGTGACGCGCAACGACCTGCTGCGCGCCCGCCAGTGGTTCGGCAACGGCTTCACCTCGGCGCTGAAGACGCCGGACAACACGCTCGTCTTCGTCAACGAGGAAGAGAAGGGCATCATCCGCAAGGACCAGGCCGATTGCATGGGCTGTCTCAGCCAGTGCGCCTTCTCGTCCTGGGCGGATACCGAGACCAATTCGACCGGGCGGCTGGCCGATCCGCGCAGCTTCTGCATCCAGAAGACGCTGCAGGACATCGCGCATGGCGGCCCGACCGACGAGAATCTGATGTTCGCGGGGCACGCTGCCTATAACTTCAAGCGCGATCCCTTCTATTCGAACGGGTTCGTGCCGACGGTGAAGCAGCTGGTGGACCGGATCCTGACGGGCGACTGA
- a CDS encoding PilZ domain-containing protein: MPPRARGWGTTDMLPRESRREVVIPAQMRSKSGWSDVTIRNISPHGMMLLAPFPPKPGSVVEVRKASLALVGRVIWVKGKTLGIQLIERLNFNALLRAANEGWAASQVHAPSATHATAQTASPPDADSSGAMIGWLLAGVTIVFAGACAAITLWQV; the protein is encoded by the coding sequence ATGCCACCTAGGGCACGCGGTTGGGGGACCACCGACATGCTACCAAGAGAATCCCGGCGGGAAGTCGTCATCCCCGCCCAGATGCGCAGTAAAAGTGGATGGAGCGACGTCACCATCCGCAACATCTCGCCGCACGGCATGATGTTGCTTGCACCCTTCCCGCCCAAGCCGGGCTCCGTCGTCGAGGTCCGCAAGGCATCGCTGGCGCTGGTCGGCCGGGTGATCTGGGTGAAGGGCAAGACGCTCGGCATCCAGCTGATCGAGCGGCTGAACTTCAACGCGCTGCTCCGCGCCGCGAACGAAGGCTGGGCGGCGAGCCAGGTCCACGCGCCGTCCGCCACGCACGCCACTGCCCAAACCGCCTCCCCGCCCGATGCCGACAGCTCCGGCGCGATGATCGGCTGGCTGCTTGCCGGCGTCACCATCGTCTTCGCCGGCGCCTGCGCCGCGATCACGCTCTGGCAAGTCTGA
- a CDS encoding D-glycerate dehydrogenase, protein MAHGPRPSRPRVIVTRALPDGIEARMAELFDVVHNPTDTPLTQAQLAAAMADCDVLVPTVTDRIDAALLAAAPDRLRLVANYGAGVGHIDLKAARERGITVTNTPGVLTEDTADMAMALILAVPRRLVEGDELVRAGGWTGWSPTSMRGHRIGGKKLGILGMGRIGQAVAMRARAFGLQIHYHNRHRLPQVPEAQLGATWHAELDSLLEAADILTIHTPHTGTTAGLIDARRLDLLGPAGWLINTARGEIVDNDAMIAALTTRRIAGAGLDVYVNEPAVDPRLVALDNVVLLPHLGSATFEGRDDMGVKVIANIRAWSDGHRPPDQVLDGWL, encoded by the coding sequence ATGGCACATGGCCCGCGCCCCTCCCGTCCCCGGGTGATCGTCACCCGCGCGCTGCCCGACGGCATCGAGGCGCGGATGGCCGAGCTGTTCGACGTCGTCCACAATCCCACCGACACGCCGCTGACGCAGGCGCAGCTTGCCGCGGCGATGGCCGATTGCGACGTGCTCGTCCCCACCGTCACCGACCGGATCGACGCCGCGCTGCTCGCCGCCGCGCCCGACCGCCTCCGCCTGGTCGCCAATTACGGCGCCGGCGTCGGCCATATCGACCTCAAGGCGGCGCGCGAGCGCGGCATCACCGTCACCAACACGCCGGGCGTGCTCACCGAGGACACCGCCGACATGGCGATGGCACTGATCCTCGCCGTGCCGCGCCGGCTGGTCGAGGGCGACGAGCTGGTCCGCGCCGGGGGCTGGACGGGCTGGTCGCCCACCTCGATGCGCGGCCACCGGATCGGCGGCAAGAAGCTCGGCATCCTCGGTATGGGCCGGATCGGCCAGGCAGTGGCGATGCGCGCCCGCGCCTTCGGGCTGCAGATCCACTACCACAACCGCCACCGCCTGCCCCAGGTGCCCGAGGCGCAGCTCGGCGCCACCTGGCATGCCGAGCTCGACAGCCTGCTCGAGGCCGCCGACATCCTGACGATCCACACCCCGCATACCGGGACCACCGCCGGCCTGATCGACGCCCGTCGGCTCGACCTGCTCGGCCCGGCGGGATGGCTGATCAACACCGCCCGCGGCGAGATCGTCGACAATGACGCGATGATCGCCGCGCTCACGACGCGCCGCATCGCCGGCGCCGGGCTCGATGTCTATGTGAACGAGCCCGCGGTCGATCCGCGGCTGGTCGCGCTCGACAATGTCGTCCTGCTCCCCCATCTCGGCTCCGCCACCTTCGAGGGCCGCGACGACATGGGGGTCAAGGTGATCGCCAATATCCGCGCCTGGTCCGACGGGCATCGCCCGCCCGACCAGGTCCTCGATGGCTGGCTCTAG
- a CDS encoding SH3 domain-containing protein: protein MGLGKWVVLGVVALGLAVPAFAQRKTPYFVSIKAEKARMRTGPGRNYPSNWLYQRRGLPLRVIATYSEWRKVEDPDGTQGWMLANLLDDVRTAIVIGTATEMRDSPRFNARISWRAAPGVVGRVSRCASGWCWFDVAGRGGYVEQSHIWGTDPGETLN from the coding sequence ATGGGTTTGGGGAAATGGGTCGTGCTCGGCGTCGTCGCGCTGGGGCTGGCCGTTCCTGCCTTCGCCCAGCGCAAGACGCCCTATTTCGTCTCGATCAAGGCCGAGAAGGCGCGGATGCGCACCGGCCCGGGGCGCAACTACCCGTCGAACTGGCTCTACCAGCGCCGCGGCCTGCCGCTGCGGGTGATCGCCACCTACAGCGAATGGCGCAAGGTTGAGGACCCGGACGGCACCCAGGGCTGGATGCTCGCCAACCTGCTCGACGACGTCCGCACCGCGATCGTGATCGGCACGGCGACCGAGATGCGCGACTCCCCGCGCTTCAACGCCCGGATCAGCTGGCGCGCGGCGCCGGGCGTGGTCGGCCGGGTGAGCCGCTGCGCGAGCGGCTGGTGCTGGTTCGACGTCGCCGGGCGTGGCGGCTATGTCGAGCAGAGCCATATCTGGGGCACCGACCCGGGCGAGACGCTGAATTAA
- a CDS encoding lysozyme inhibitor LprI family protein produces MTFRLAAAVLAALLIAAGAHAQSAGAFMHNPAFKDPAPARCETTFDMQHCAAHELRIADAAMSARYSALRARLGASARQRLLVEQRQWLAARDRDCVAMGDRYRGGTMAPVVVAQCWVERTKARAKILARR; encoded by the coding sequence ATGACCTTCCGACTTGCCGCTGCCGTTCTTGCCGCGTTGCTTATCGCGGCGGGCGCCCATGCGCAGAGCGCCGGTGCCTTCATGCACAACCCGGCCTTCAAGGATCCCGCGCCGGCGAGGTGTGAGACGACCTTCGACATGCAGCATTGCGCGGCGCACGAGCTGCGCATCGCCGATGCCGCGATGAGCGCGCGCTATTCAGCGCTGCGGGCGCGGCTGGGCGCCTCGGCCCGGCAGCGGCTGCTGGTCGAGCAGCGCCAATGGCTGGCAGCGCGCGACCGTGACTGCGTGGCGATGGGGGACCGCTATCGCGGCGGGACGATGGCGCCGGTTGTGGTGGCGCAGTGCTGGGTAGAGCGGACCAAGGCGCGCGCGAAGATTCTCGCGCGGCGCTAG
- a CDS encoding acetyl-CoA C-acyltransferase yields MSADDVVIASYARTPMGSFQGALSDASATDLGAAAVGAAVERAGLKGDAIERIYMGCVLPAGLGQAPARQAALKAGLPNHIEATTVNKMCGSGMQAAIMAAEALAAGSVDLLIAGGMESMTNAPYLSMRHRAGARIGHDVLKDHMYLDGLEDAYEPGKLMGNFAEEVAQEYQFTRGQQDDFAIASLERAKAAQASGAFDREITPVEVKTRKGLVSVTLDEQPARGDPAKIPTLKPAFSKDGTITAANASSISDGAAALVMTRMSVAEKLGLTPVARVVAHAAHAHAPARFTTAPVFAMKKALARAGWSTGDVDLFEVNEAFAAVAMIAMKELGLDHGILNVNGGACALGHPIGASGARVLATLLSALETRGARRGLASLCIGGGEATAMAVELLD; encoded by the coding sequence ATGTCCGCCGACGATGTCGTCATCGCCTCCTATGCCCGCACGCCGATGGGCAGCTTCCAGGGCGCGCTGAGCGACGCCAGCGCCACCGATCTCGGCGCCGCCGCCGTCGGCGCCGCAGTCGAGCGCGCCGGGCTCAAGGGCGACGCGATCGAGCGCATCTACATGGGCTGCGTCCTCCCCGCCGGCCTCGGCCAGGCGCCCGCCCGCCAGGCCGCGCTCAAGGCAGGCCTGCCCAACCACATCGAGGCCACCACGGTGAACAAGATGTGCGGATCGGGCATGCAGGCGGCGATCATGGCGGCCGAGGCGCTCGCCGCCGGCTCGGTCGACCTGCTGATCGCGGGCGGCATGGAGAGCATGACCAACGCGCCTTATCTCTCGATGCGCCACCGCGCCGGCGCGCGCATCGGGCACGACGTGCTCAAGGACCACATGTATCTCGACGGGCTTGAGGATGCCTATGAGCCCGGCAAGCTGATGGGCAATTTCGCCGAGGAAGTGGCGCAGGAATATCAGTTCACCCGCGGCCAGCAGGACGATTTCGCCATCGCCAGCCTCGAGCGCGCCAAGGCCGCCCAGGCGAGCGGCGCGTTCGACCGCGAGATCACCCCCGTCGAAGTGAAGACGCGCAAGGGCCTGGTCTCGGTCACGCTCGACGAGCAGCCCGCCAGGGGCGATCCGGCCAAGATCCCGACGCTCAAGCCCGCTTTCTCGAAGGACGGCACGATCACCGCGGCCAACGCCTCCTCGATCTCGGACGGTGCCGCCGCGCTGGTGATGACGCGGATGAGCGTCGCCGAAAAGCTCGGCCTCACCCCGGTCGCCCGCGTCGTCGCGCATGCCGCCCACGCCCATGCCCCGGCGCGCTTCACCACCGCGCCCGTCTTCGCGATGAAGAAGGCGCTGGCCAGGGCGGGCTGGTCGACCGGCGATGTCGACCTGTTCGAAGTCAACGAGGCCTTCGCGGCAGTGGCGATGATCGCGATGAAGGAGCTCGGGCTCGATCACGGCATACTCAACGTCAACGGCGGCGCCTGCGCGCTCGGCCACCCGATCGGCGCCAGCGGCGCGCGCGTGCTGGCGACCCTGCTCTCCGCGCTGGAGACCCGCGGCGCCCGCCGCGGCCTCGCCTCGCTCTGCATCGGCGGCGGCGAAGCGACGGCAATGGCGGTGGAGTTGCTGGACTAG
- a CDS encoding prepilin peptidase produces the protein MTIDPAWGWAVLLGVLGLVFGSFIATLAIRWPEGRAITRGRSECDRCGKGLRAGELVPVLSYLLQRGRCRGCGAPIRMSHVLTELIGGAIGVAAAIVSPDPAGAAGAVFGWLLLTLAALDVAALWLPNALTAALAAAGLVTGLLGLGPPLEERLIGGAAGFGVLWLVAWGYRRLRGRQGLGGGDPKLFGGIGLWLGWHALPLVLLAACLIGLAGVLGLMLGGRRVTATDRLPFGVMLAAAAFAVWLGLAIGPLPV, from the coding sequence ATGACGATTGATCCCGCCTGGGGCTGGGCAGTGCTGCTCGGCGTGCTGGGGCTGGTCTTCGGCAGCTTCATCGCGACGCTGGCGATCCGCTGGCCCGAGGGAAGGGCGATCACGCGGGGCCGATCGGAATGCGACCGCTGCGGCAAGGGGCTGCGCGCCGGCGAGCTGGTGCCGGTGCTCTCCTATCTGCTCCAGCGCGGGCGTTGCCGAGGCTGCGGCGCGCCGATCCGGATGAGCCATGTGCTGACCGAGCTGATCGGCGGCGCGATCGGCGTGGCCGCGGCGATCGTCTCGCCCGATCCGGCAGGCGCTGCGGGCGCGGTGTTCGGCTGGCTGCTGCTGACGCTGGCGGCGCTCGACGTCGCGGCGCTGTGGCTGCCCAATGCGCTGACCGCGGCGCTGGCGGCGGCGGGGCTGGTGACCGGCCTGCTCGGGCTGGGGCCGCCGCTCGAGGAGCGGCTGATCGGCGGCGCGGCCGGGTTCGGCGTGCTGTGGCTGGTCGCCTGGGGCTATCGCCGGCTGCGCGGGCGCCAGGGGCTGGGCGGCGGCGACCCCAAATTGTTCGGCGGGATCGGGCTGTGGCTCGGCTGGCACGCGCTGCCTTTGGTGCTGCTCGCCGCCTGCCTGATCGGGCTGGCCGGCGTGCTGGGGCTGATGCTCGGCGGGCGGCGAGTGACCGCGACCGACCGACTGCCCTTCGGGGTGATGCTTGCGGCGGCGGCGTTCGCGGTGTGGCTCGGCTTGGCGATCGGGCCGTTGCCGGTCTAG